The genomic interval ACATAACTCATTTAGGTTTGCTATATTACCCATTACCCATTACCCATTACCCATTACCCATTACCCATTAATCATTAATCATGAAAGCACTTATTTTATCTGGTGGTAAAGGCACTCGCTTACGTCCCATTACTTATACCGGAGCCAAACAATTAGTTCCTGTAGCGAATCAACCGATTTTATGGTACGGCATTCAAGGCATTGTCGCCGCCGGAATTACCGATATTGGCATTATTATTAGTCCCGAAACCGGAGAAGAAGTCAAAGCAACCACTGGAGATGGAGAACGGTTTGGCGCGAAAATCACCTATATTTTGCAGGAGAAACCCGCCGGTTTGGCCCATGCGGTAAAGGTGGCGCAGCCCTTCCTAGAAAACGACCCATTCATTATGTATTTGGGCGATAACATTATTGAAAACGACTTAACCCCATTTTTGACCCAATTTAAGGAAAACAGCCTAGATGGGCTAATTTTGCTGCGTCCGGTGTCGAATCCCAGTGCCTTTGGGGTAGCGCAAGTGGACGATCGCGGAAAAGTCTTAAAATTGGTAGAAAAACCGAAAGATCCGCCCTCAAATCTAGCCCTGGTGGGGATTTACTTCTTTTCTGCTGCCATTCATGAGGCGATCGCCAGTATCCAACCCTCGCCACGGGGTGAGCTAGAAATCACTGATGCCATTCAAGTCTTAATCGATCGCCAAACTCAGGTTGAAGCGCGTCAAATTGAAGGATGGTGGCTAGACACCGGGAAAAAAGATGACCTGTTAGAAGCCAATCGCATTATCCTCGATACCCGCTTAGAATCAGAACAGCAAGGAACCATTGACTCCCAAAGCCAAGTGATTGGTCGGGTAAGCATTGGTGCAGGCACAAAAGTGATTAATAGCACAATTCGCGGCCCTGTTGCCATTGGAGAAAATTGTCATATTGAAAACACATTTATCGGCCCCTATAGTAGTATTGCCAGTGGCACAACCTTAACGGAAGTTGATATCGAACACAGCGTGATTTTAGGAGAAGCCACCTTAGAAAACATTCAACAACGAATTGTTGATAGTGTGGTGGGTAGACGCGCTCGCTTAAATGTTGCCCCCCGTCGTCCCACAGCTCTCAGGTTTATG from Roseofilum capinflatum BLCC-M114 carries:
- a CDS encoding glucose-1-phosphate thymidylyltransferase: MKALILSGGKGTRLRPITYTGAKQLVPVANQPILWYGIQGIVAAGITDIGIIISPETGEEVKATTGDGERFGAKITYILQEKPAGLAHAVKVAQPFLENDPFIMYLGDNIIENDLTPFLTQFKENSLDGLILLRPVSNPSAFGVAQVDDRGKVLKLVEKPKDPPSNLALVGIYFFSAAIHEAIASIQPSPRGELEITDAIQVLIDRQTQVEARQIEGWWLDTGKKDDLLEANRIILDTRLESEQQGTIDSQSQVIGRVSIGAGTKVINSTIRGPVAIGENCHIENTFIGPYSSIASGTTLTEVDIEHSVILGEATLENIQQRIVDSVVGRRARLNVAPRRPTALRFMIGDDCQIELV